The Streptomyces taklimakanensis nucleotide sequence CGAGCAGCGGCAGCAGGGCCATCGTCAGCGACTTCAGCGAGTACGCCGAGACCTCGACCGCGGTGGCCACCGACTCCCACTCGGTGTTGAGGAAGTTGCCGCCGAGCGCGTCCTGCGGCGCGAAACCGATGGAGTGCACGACGCCGTCCAGCCCGACCCCTTCGCCGAGGTGCTCGGCGACCTTGTCGGCCAGGGTGTCCAGGTGCTCCTTGTTCTGCACGTCCAGCTCGATCACCGGCGCCTCCTTGGGCAGCCGCCTGGCGATCCGCTGCACCAGTGTCAGCCGCCCGAAACCGGTGAGGACGACCTCGGCACCCTCTTCCTGGGCGAGCCTGGCGACGTGGAAGGCGATGGAGGAGTCGGTGAGCACCCCGGTGACGAGGATGCGCTTTCCGGCGAGAAGTCCACTCATGGCGTTCAGTGACCCATACCCAATCCGCCGTCCACGGGAATGACGGCTCCGGTGATGTACGCGGCCTCCTCCGAGGCCAGGAAACGCACCGAGGAGGCGACCTCCTCGGGCCGGGCGTACCGGCCCAGCGGGACCTGACCGACGATCTTCTCGCGCTGCTCGTCGCCGAGCGCGCGCGTCATGTCGGTGTCCACGAACCCCGGCGCGACCACGTTGCAGGTGATGTTGCGGGAGCCCAGCTCACGGGCGAGGGAGCGGGCGAAACCCACCAGGCCGGCCTTGGAGGCCGCGTAGTTGGCCTGCCCCGCCGACCCCAGCAGGCCGACGACGGAGGAGATCAGCACGATGCGGCCCGTACGGGCGCGGAGCATGCCCCGGGCGGCCCGCTTGACGACCCGGAAGGTGCCGGTGAGGTTGGTCTCCAGCACGGAGCCGAAGTCCTCTTCCGACATCCGCAACAGCAACTGGTCGCGGGTGACACCGGCGTTGGCGACCAGCACCTGGACCGGGCCCTGCCGCTCCTCGACCTCCTTGTACGCCTGCTCCACCTGCTCCGGGTCGGTGATGTCGCACTTGACGGCGCAGAATCCCTCGGGGGGCTCGCCGGAGCGGTAGGTGACGGCGACCTTGTCGCCTGCGTCGGCGAAAGCACGGGCAATGGCGAGGCCGATGCCGCGGTTGCCTCCGGTGACGAGAACCGAGCGGCTCAAGAGGACACCCTTCCGTAGGGAGCAGGTACTCCCGGAAAAGCTATCGCTCGGCTCCCCGTGTCGGAGAACGGGGCCCCGACAGGGGCTCTGCCGGGGCCCTGTGGGATTCCTACAGAAAGCCGCCCCGCTCCACGAGGCGCACTCGCACTCACCGCCCGCCTCCGGCGGCGACCGTACGAGGATCCTCCGATCACACGGCGTTCCGCGGCGCCACGCCCCCTCCTCGCACGTTCTCGCCGTCCTCGGCCGACGGTCCGGCTCCGAGGACGCACGGGACCGCCGGTCGGGGACGGCCGGAGGCGCCCGTCAGCGGTCCGGCGCCCCGGTCAGTCCGGTGTCTCGGTGACGGCGGCCCCACCGGCGCCCCGGTTCACGCTCCCCTCCCCGCCTTCCTCGCCCTCCCCCTCGTCGCCGGGGCGGTCGCGCCGGCTCCCGGCGGGCCGGTCCTCCCTCTCGGAGCGACGTTCCTTCTCCTTCTCGCCGGCGTCGGTCCTCATTTCGGACGGGTCGTGCTGCCTGCCGTCGTAGGGCCCCGAGTAGTCGCTCATGGCGCGCCTCCCTCTCCCGCTCCTCGCGCCGGTCCCGGTCGCGGGCCGGCGCCGCCGCGAGTACCCCGGTCGCCGCGGCGACACACCGGTGCTCGGGTCACTTCCGCCGCTCACGGCGGTCCCGAACGGCCGCGGCGAGGACGAGAACGACTCCGAGGGCGACCGGGGCGAGCACCGCGGCGAACAGCCAGGCGGGCACGTGCGGATCCGGTTCGGTGCGCCACATCACCGCGCACGTCACGGCGAGCGACAGACCGATGCAGAGGGCCAACTGGAGCGTCGCCCTGGCCGTCCGAGCCGCCGAGGCGCGGGTGGACGGGCGGTTGACCAGGGCGGAGGCCCGCTGCCCGGGAGGGATCTCGTCCGCCGGACGCATGCGCAGCGTCGCCGCCGCGACGGCCGCCGTCAGCGCGACGTTCCCGGCGTGGACGAAGACGGGGACGAAGACCGCGCCGACGGACTTTTCCGTCCAGGCGTCGATCCCGTCCGGGCCGATGTGCTGCGGCACCCTCTCGGGCAGTCGCGGATAGATCCCGATCCCCCAGACCGTCAGGCACAGCAGGAGGGCCAGTGACGGCAACAGCCACCGCCAGGGGAAGTCCGGCCGGTCCGCGTCGCTCATCCCCGCCCCCTCGTCCTCGCCCTCGGCTCGGTCGGTGTCCCCGCGCCCCCACAAGGGTAGGTCGGATCCGGCGGTCCGGGTCCGACGGAGCCCGCCTGTGGAAAACCTGCCGCGTCGACGGTGGGACGTGGTTCACTTCGATCATGCATCGACAAGGAGGAGCGTCCGTGGTGCACCAGATCGACGAGTCCTTCCTGGCGCTGCCTCTGCGCGCGCTGGCCGACGCGGCGCTCGCGCGGGCCCGGGCGCTGGGAGCCGAGCACGCCGACTTCCGGTTGGAACGGATCCGCAGCGCGTCCTGGCGGCTGCGGGACGCCAGGCCGTCGGGGGCCTCGGACGTCACCGACGCCGGGTACGCGGTGCGGGTGGTGCACGGTGGCGCCTGGGGGTTCGCCTCCGGGGTGGACATGACGACGGACGCCGCCGCGAAGGTGGCGAGCCAGGCCGTGGAGATGGCGAGGCTCTCGGCGCGGGTGATCGAGGCGGCCGGCTCCGACGAACGGGTGGAGCTGGCCGAAGAGCCGGTGCACGGCGAGCGCACCTGGGTCTCGTCGTACGAGGTGAACCCGTTCTCCGTACCGGACGCCGAGAAGACGGGGCTGCTGACGCGGTGGAGCGAGCGGCTGATGGGCGCCGACGGGGTCTCCCACGTGGACGCCTCGCTGCTGGCCGTCCAGGAGAACAAATTCTACGCGGACACCGCCGGCACCGTCACCACCCAACAGCGGGTGCGGCTGCACCCGGAGCTGACGGCCGTGTCGGTCGCCGACTCCGGCGAGTTCGACTCGATGCGCACCCTGGCTCCGCCGGTCGGTCGGGGCTGGGAGTACCTGACGGGCACCGGTTGGGACTGGGACGGCGAGCTGGAGCGCATCCCGGAGCTGCTGGCGGAGAAGATGCGCGCCCCGAGCGTCGAGCCGGGCACCTACGACCTGGTGATCGACCCGTCCAACCTGTGGCTGACCATCCACGAGTCCATCGGCCACGCCACCGAGCTGGACCGGGCCCTGGGCTACGAGGCGGCGTACGCGGGCACCTCCTTCGCCACCTTCGACAAGCTGGGCTCCCTGAGGTACGGCTCGCCGGTCATGAACGTCACCGGCGACCGCACCGCCGAACACGGGCTGGCGACGGTCGGCTACGACGACGAGGGCGTGGCGGCCCAGTCCTGGGACCTGGTGCGGGACGGCGTCCTGGTCGGTTACCAACTGGACCGACGGATCGCGAAGCTGACCGGGTTGGGCCGCTCCAACGGCTGCGCCTACGCCGACTCGCCCGCCCACGTCCCCGTGCAGCGCATGGCGAACGTCTCGCTCCGACCGGCTCCGGACGGGCCGGACACCGAGGAGCTGATCTCGCGCGTGGAGCGGGGGGTCTACGTGGTCGGCGACCGCTCGTGGTCGATCGACATGCAGCGCCACAACTTCCAGTTCACCGGGCAGCGGTTCTTCCGAATCGAGAACGGACGGCTCGCCGGGCAGTTGCGCGACGTGGCCTACCAGGCGACCACCACCGACTTCTGGGGCTCGATGGAGGCCGTCGGCGGGCCGCGGACGTATGTGCTCGGCGGCGCGTTCAACTGCGGCAAGGCCCAGCCGGGGCAGGTCGCCGCCGTCTCGCACGGCTGCCCCTCCGCTCTCTTCCGCGGCGTCAACATCCTCAACACCGCCCAGGAGGCCGGCCGATGACAGCATCGTCCTCAGCGTCCCCCGCACCCCACGAGATCGTCGAGCGCGCCCTGGAACTGTCGCGGGCCGACGGCTGTGTGGTCATCGCCGACGAGGAGTCCACCGCCAATCTGCGGTGGGCGGGCAACGCCCTGACGACCAACGGCGTCACGCGCGGTCGCACCCTGACCGTCGTCGCCACCGTCGACGGTGCCGAGGGGACGGCGTCGGGCGTGGTCTCCCGCTCGGCCGTCACCGACGCGGACGTCGAGCCGCTGGTGCGGGCCGCGGAGGAGGCCGCCAGGAACGCGGGACCTGCCGAGGACGCGAAGCCGCTGGTGGAGGGCGTGCCCGCCGCCCCCGACTTCTCCGATGCCCCGGACGAGACCTCCTCCTCGGTCTTCTCCTCCTTCGCCCCGGCGCTGGGCGAGGCCTTCGCCCGGGCCCACGCCGAGGGCCGTGAGCTGTACGGCTTCGCCCACCACCAGGTGGTCTCCACCTACCTGGGGACCTCCACCGGGCTGCGGCTCCGCCACGACCAGCCCACCGGCACCCTGGAGGTCAACGCCAAGTCCTTTGACCACGCCCGATCCGCGTGGGCCGGGCGGGCGACCCGCGACTTCGCGGACGTCGATCCGCGGGAGCTGGACGCCGAGCTGGCGTCGCGGCTGGAGTGGGCCGAGCGGCGGGTGGAGCTGCCGGCTGGGCGGTACGAGACGTTGCTGCCACCGAGCGCCGTGGCGGATCTGCTGATCTACCAGTTGTGGTCGTCCGCCGGGCGGGACGCCGCCGAGGGACGCACGGTGTTCAGCCGGCCCGGGGGTGGCACACGGGTCGGCGAGCGGCTGTCGGAGCTGCCGCTGACGCTGCGCAGCGACCCGCACGCACCGGGTCTCCAGGCGGCGCCGTTCGTGATCGCGCACTCCTCCGGCGACGACGCCTCGGTCTTCGACAACGGGCTGCCGTTGTCGGCCACCGACTGGGTGCGCGAGGGCGAGCTGCGGCATCTGTTGACCACCCGGCACTCGGCGGAGCTGACGGGTCTGCCGGTGGCTCCGGGGATCGACAACCTGATCCTGGACGCGGGCGGTACCGCCTCGTTGGAGGAGATGGTCGCCGACGCCGGCCACGACGGCCCGGCCCTGCTGCTGACCTGCCTGTGGTACATCCGCGAGGTGGATCCGGCGACGCTGCTGCTGACCGGACTGACCCGTGACGGGGTCTACCTGGTGGAGAACGGCGAGGTCACCGGCGCGGTGAACAACTTCCGGTTCAACGAGTCGCCGGTGGACCTGCTGGCACGGGCCACCGAGGCCGGGCGCACCGAGCGCACCCTGCCGCGCGAGTGGTCGGACTGGTTCACACGGGCGGCGATGCCGCCGCTGCGGGTGCCGGACTTCAACATGAGCTCCGTCAGCCGGGGAGTGTGAGCGGCGTAGACTCTCCCCGGTAACCGACCACGACCATCGCGTCAGCCCATCATTCGATTCGATCACCGGGAAACGAACGTGACACGCCTCGGCGACTCCGTGCAGCGTGCCGGCGACCTGCTGGCACAGGACCTCTCCTCCGACGAGACCGTCGAGCGGCTGCTCGTGGAGACGGGCGCCCGCCGCTATCTGGACCTGACGGACCTGTCGGCCGGGGAACAGGCGGAGCTGATCGCCGGGCGTGCGGTGGACGTCCTGCCGTCGGTGGAGGGTCTGGCCGAGCGGATCGAGGCCGCCCGGGAGGCCGGGCGCGGCCTCAACGTCAAGCTGGGCATCGACCCGACGGCCGCGGACGTGCACCTGGGCCACACGGTGCCGATGATCGTCCTGAGCCGTTTCCAGCGGATGGGGCACGACGTCACACTGATCATCGGTGACATCACGGCCAAGATCGGCGACCCCTCGGGGCGCTCCTCGGAGCGTCCGCCGCTGACGGACGAGGACATCGCCCGCAACCTGGCCGGTTACCGGGACCAGGTGAAGCCGTTCTTCGACTTCGAGCGGGTGCGCTTCCGGCACAACAGCGAGTGGTTGGCCGGCATCGCCCTGCCGAGGCTGATCGGCATCCTGGCCCAGGTGTCGGCCTCGGCGCTGCTGCAGCGGGAGGACTTCCGCAATCGGCTGGCGGCCGGGCACGGACTGACGATGTCGGAGTTGATCTACCCGGTGGCGATGGCCATCGACTCCGCCGAGATCGAGGCCGACGTCGAGCTGGGCGGTGTGGACCAACTGCTGAACATGCAGATGGGCCGGAGAGTGATGGAGATCTACGGCCAGAAGCCGCAGATGATCGTCACCATGCCGCTGATCGAGGGCACGGACGGCTCGGGCGCGAAGATGTCCAAGTCCAAGGGCAACTACATCGGGCTGAACGCCTCCGCCGACGATGTCTTCGGCAAGATCATGTCGATCCCGGACCGGCTGATGGTGCCGTACCTGCGGGCCTGGACGGAGTGGACCGACACGGAGATCGACCTGGTCACCGACCGGATCGAGAAGGGCTCGCTGCACCCGATGGACCTGAAGAGGGTCCTGGCCGGCGAGGTCGTCTCCGCCCTTCACGGTGTCAAGGCGGCGATGGCGGCCCGGGCGGGCTTCACCGCGCAGTTCTCGCGGAAGTCCTTCGCCGATCTGGAGAGCCTGCCGGTGGTGGACACCGCCGAGCACGGGGGGAAGGGCGTCGCGGCCGTCCTGGCGACCGTACTGGAGTTCACCCCGTCCGC carries:
- a CDS encoding TldD/PmbA family protein is translated as MHRQGGASVVHQIDESFLALPLRALADAALARARALGAEHADFRLERIRSASWRLRDARPSGASDVTDAGYAVRVVHGGAWGFASGVDMTTDAAAKVASQAVEMARLSARVIEAAGSDERVELAEEPVHGERTWVSSYEVNPFSVPDAEKTGLLTRWSERLMGADGVSHVDASLLAVQENKFYADTAGTVTTQQRVRLHPELTAVSVADSGEFDSMRTLAPPVGRGWEYLTGTGWDWDGELERIPELLAEKMRAPSVEPGTYDLVIDPSNLWLTIHESIGHATELDRALGYEAAYAGTSFATFDKLGSLRYGSPVMNVTGDRTAEHGLATVGYDDEGVAAQSWDLVRDGVLVGYQLDRRIAKLTGLGRSNGCAYADSPAHVPVQRMANVSLRPAPDGPDTEELISRVERGVYVVGDRSWSIDMQRHNFQFTGQRFFRIENGRLAGQLRDVAYQATTTDFWGSMEAVGGPRTYVLGGAFNCGKAQPGQVAAVSHGCPSALFRGVNILNTAQEAGR
- a CDS encoding metallopeptidase TldD-related protein → MTASSSASPAPHEIVERALELSRADGCVVIADEESTANLRWAGNALTTNGVTRGRTLTVVATVDGAEGTASGVVSRSAVTDADVEPLVRAAEEAARNAGPAEDAKPLVEGVPAAPDFSDAPDETSSSVFSSFAPALGEAFARAHAEGRELYGFAHHQVVSTYLGTSTGLRLRHDQPTGTLEVNAKSFDHARSAWAGRATRDFADVDPRELDAELASRLEWAERRVELPAGRYETLLPPSAVADLLIYQLWSSAGRDAAEGRTVFSRPGGGTRVGERLSELPLTLRSDPHAPGLQAAPFVIAHSSGDDASVFDNGLPLSATDWVREGELRHLLTTRHSAELTGLPVAPGIDNLILDAGGTASLEEMVADAGHDGPALLLTCLWYIREVDPATLLLTGLTRDGVYLVENGEVTGAVNNFRFNESPVDLLARATEAGRTERTLPREWSDWFTRAAMPPLRVPDFNMSSVSRGV
- a CDS encoding DUF1648 domain-containing protein → MSDADRPDFPWRWLLPSLALLLCLTVWGIGIYPRLPERVPQHIGPDGIDAWTEKSVGAVFVPVFVHAGNVALTAAVAAATLRMRPADEIPPGQRASALVNRPSTRASAARTARATLQLALCIGLSLAVTCAVMWRTEPDPHVPAWLFAAVLAPVALGVVLVLAAAVRDRRERRK
- the fabG gene encoding 3-oxoacyl-[acyl-carrier-protein] reductase codes for the protein MSRSVLVTGGNRGIGLAIARAFADAGDKVAVTYRSGEPPEGFCAVKCDITDPEQVEQAYKEVEERQGPVQVLVANAGVTRDQLLLRMSEEDFGSVLETNLTGTFRVVKRAARGMLRARTGRIVLISSVVGLLGSAGQANYAASKAGLVGFARSLARELGSRNITCNVVAPGFVDTDMTRALGDEQREKIVGQVPLGRYARPEEVASSVRFLASEEAAYITGAVIPVDGGLGMGH
- the fabI gene encoding enoyl-ACP reductase FabI produces the protein MSGLLAGKRILVTGVLTDSSIAFHVARLAQEEGAEVVLTGFGRLTLVQRIARRLPKEAPVIELDVQNKEHLDTLADKVAEHLGEGVGLDGVVHSIGFAPQDALGGNFLNTEWESVATAVEVSAYSLKSLTMALLPLLEQRGGSVVGMDFDAQVAWPKYDWMGVAKAALESTSRYLARDLGHRNIRCNLVSAGPIKSMAAKSIPGFEELADVWNTRAPIGWDLTDPEPAARGVVALLSDWFPKTTGEIVHVDGGVHMMGA
- the tyrS gene encoding tyrosine--tRNA ligase, which gives rise to MTRLGDSVQRAGDLLAQDLSSDETVERLLVETGARRYLDLTDLSAGEQAELIAGRAVDVLPSVEGLAERIEAAREAGRGLNVKLGIDPTAADVHLGHTVPMIVLSRFQRMGHDVTLIIGDITAKIGDPSGRSSERPPLTDEDIARNLAGYRDQVKPFFDFERVRFRHNSEWLAGIALPRLIGILAQVSASALLQREDFRNRLAAGHGLTMSELIYPVAMAIDSAEIEADVELGGVDQLLNMQMGRRVMEIYGQKPQMIVTMPLIEGTDGSGAKMSKSKGNYIGLNASADDVFGKIMSIPDRLMVPYLRAWTEWTDTEIDLVTDRIEKGSLHPMDLKRVLAGEVVSALHGVKAAMAARAGFTAQFSRKSFADLESLPVVDTAEHGGKGVAAVLATVLEFTPSASAARRVAKQKGLRLVVETEGGQEAIVLSEAEALRPLGEVVPEKLADAGLSGTVYLKAGRKVAEVRGL